One Pristiophorus japonicus isolate sPriJap1 chromosome 19, sPriJap1.hap1, whole genome shotgun sequence genomic window carries:
- the LOC139230183 gene encoding probable G-protein coupled receptor 139 gives MGQSVIPQIEEIYYPILALVGIPSNLVAIVILSRGKCGLSKCITRYLVAMAAADLLVIIFDVIFYEINDIYFPYSFLDYTPVCSLIIALVFAAIDCSVWLTVTFTFDRFVAICCQKLRAKYCTERTAAIVITIVFGLSFVENIPIYFENEHLEMIDNVAWFCSVKSSLSTLPIWVAYFFLDITITPFAPFVLVLLLNALTIRHIVRASRARRGLRGNNNSEDHNDPEMENRRRSIILLLAISSCFILLWMVTFVHFICTQFTDIQFMLTDYNDPFAIMEHTGYMLQCLSSCTNTFIYAVAQAKFREELKNIVKYPLSLIVKLVASKNLNSM, from the coding sequence GCAATCTAGTGGCGATTGTGATTCTCTCCCGTGGGAAGTGCGGTCTTTCTAAATGTAtcactcgttacctggtggccatggcagcggcagatctactggtgATAATATTTGATGTGATATTTTATGAGATTAATGACATTTATTTCCCATATTCATTCTTGGACTACACTCCTGTTTGCAGCCTGATTATCGCCCTGGTTTTTGCAGCTATTGATTGCTCTGTCTGGTTAACTGTCACCTTCACTTTTGATCGATTTGTCGCCATTTGCTGCCAGAAACTGAGAGCGAAATATTGCACCGAAAGAACCGCGGCCATTGTAATAACGATTGTGTTTGGACTGAGCTTTGTGGAAAACATTCCCATTTACTTTGAGAATGAGCACCTGGAAATGATTGACAATGTGGCGTGGTTCTGCAGTGTAAAATCAAGCCTCTCTACCTTACCAATATGGGTAGCATACTTCTTCCTTGATATCACCATAACCCCATTCGCACCATTTGTGTTGGTTCTGCTGCTCAATGCCCTGACCATCAGGCACATTGTACGGGCAAGTAGAGCGAGGAGGGGACTCCGGGGAAATAACAATAGTGAGGATCAcaatgatccagagatggagaaccgaagaagATCGATCATATTACTGCTCGCCATCTCCAGCTGCTTTATACTGTTATGGATGGTTACGTTTGTACATTTCATATGTACACAATTTACAGACATTCAGTTTATGCTCACAGATTACAATGATCCATTCGCCATCATGGAGCACACAGGATATATGCTTCAGTGTTTGAGTTCATGCACAAACACATTCATCTACGCAGTGGCTCAAGCTAAATTCAGAGAGGAATTGAAGAATATCGTTAAATATCCCCTGAGTCTAATTGTGAAGTTAGTGGCTTCAAAAAATTTAAACTCAATGTAG